The DNA window AACGAGACGTCGAGCGCGAAGAGGCAAACGAGTGCGATCAGCTGCAGTGTGTCGCGACGCGGTCCGACCTGCTTGTAAAGCCAAATGCTGACGAGGAGGCAGGTGATCTCGTAAACCTGCAGCGTGCCAAGCAGCGGCATCAGCCGACTGATCGGAATCGGATTCCACGTGGTCGTGTTGGTGAGTGCACCGACGCCTGCGAGCATGGCGACGGCGCTCAGCAGATAAAACGGATTGAACTCGACGATCCAATGCCACCACCTTGCCGGCGGTGGTGTCGGCGTGCTGGCATGAGTTTCCGACGATTCAGCGGAGGCCGGGAACTGCGACATGACACGACTCCTGCGGCTTGGCCGCGGTGGGAGGGCGGGTTGTCGTCGGTCGTCTAGTTTGCTGCGAGGCGGGACGAGTCAGGGACTCGCGAAAGAGCAGGACGCTCCAGTTGCAGCGATGGCGGCCGGCTTGCGGGCTGCCCAGAGCATACCCGACCACGCGGAAAGTCGCACCGCTAGGCTTCCCGCCTCATGGCACTCCTCGAAGGCAAAAAGGGTCTCATCCTCGGCATCGCCAACGATCGCTCGATCGCGGCGGCGATTGCCAAGTCGTCCAAAGCACACGGCGCGACGTTCGCCGTCACGAATCTGCCCGGCGAGAAGTTCCTCGCTCGCACTAAGAAGGCCATGGACAACGGTGGGTACGGCGAGATGCCGCTCTTTGGGCTGGACGTCGCCGACGATGCGAGCCTCGACGACTTCTTCGCCAAGGTGAAGGACGAGATGGGCACGATCGACTTCGTCGTCCACTCGCTGGCCTTTGCGAACAAGGACTACCTCGCGATCGACAAGTTCCTCGAGACGCCGCGGGACGTGTTCGGCCAGGCGTTGGACATCAGCGCGTACAGCCTGATTGAGGTCGCGCGTCGGGCTCAGCCGCTGATGAACGAGGGCGGGAGCATCATCGCGATGACCTATCTCGGCAGCGACCGGGCTGTGCCGGGGTACAACGTGATGGGCGTCGCCAAGGCCGCGCTGGAGTCGACCAGCCGCTACCTCGCATATGAGCTCGGGCCCAAGGGCATCCGCGTCAACACGATCAGTGCCGGCCCGGTCCGCACGCTGAGCGCCATGGCCGTCGGCGGCATCGGCGAGATGTTCGACCACACGACGCAAAAAGCGCCGCTACGCCGCAACATCGACGCCGAAGAGGTCGGCAAGGCCGCCGTCTACCTGCTCAGCGACCTCTCCAGCGGCACGACGGGCGAGAACCTGTACGTCGACAGCGGTTTCAACATCGTCGGGCTGTGAGGCGCATCTAGTGGCATGGGGACAGACGGTCGCAGGCGAGCGTTGCACCGTGCGTTAAGCTGTCGCGGTGGCGTGGTTCTGGCTCTTAATCGGCTGCGTCGCGACGGCGTCTCTCGGCTTGATTTGGTTTGGACGACGCGGTCGCCAAGTCGACGATCACCCGCAGTGTCGCCGCTGCGGCTACGACCTCTTCGGCAGCGGGTCAGCCTCCTGCCCAGAATGCGGCCGCGACATCACTGCGAAGCGAGCGGTGCGGATCGGCCATCGGCGTCGCTTGTGGTGGCTGGTCTGGTCGGGCTCGGCGATGCTGCTTTTGACCCTCGGTTTTGGCGGAACGACCGGCTACGTCATGGCGACCGGGCTCGATCTGCAACAGAAGAAGCCGGAGTGGTGGCTGCGGGCGGAGCTACGCGGAGACGACGCGAACGCGAAGGGCTTGGCTTGGTACGAGCTCATGCGTCGACACGAGAGTCCGACGGAGGACATCGGGCCTCGCTCCGTTTCGTCCCTCGTTGAAGAGACGCTGGCGAATCAGGCAGACGAGGCGCGACCTTGGCAGTTTTACGACGATGGTGACTTTGTGGAGCAAATGCTGGCCGCCGGGAAGCTTGAGCGACACGTCGCCGAGCAGTATCTCTTGAATGGGACCGACGAGGGCATCGAAGTGCGCGCTTGGATCAAGGCTGGCGATCCGCTGCCGATGCACGTGCTGACCGACCCGCTCTGGACGAGGAACCAAAGGACACCCGCGATGTGCGGCTTCGGAGTGGACTACAGCCGCCGCGCGTACGGCATTCCGCTACGAGGCCAGATCATCGACGCCCGTATCGCGATCAACGGCCGACAGTGGGACGCTGACGTCCCGGATGCATGGGTTTGCGACATCCCGAGGTTACAGACGGATCACGAGCTTCGCGTGGTGCACGAGATCGATACGAGTGATCTTCTACCGGGCACCCACCACGTCGAACTGATCGGCACGCGAACGATCGACGCAGCTGGGCTTCCCGGTGGTCCCGTCGAAAAGCCGTTTCGGGTCGTGAGCAGCTTCGTCGTCAAGGAGCATGGTTACGAGCCGCCGATTGACGAGCGTATAGCCCTCCGCGACCGGATCATCCGGACGTCTGTCAAGGTCAACAAGCTCGAGCGGACCCGCGACTTCGCGACGGGCAAAGCCAGTTTGACGCTGACCCTGTTCTACACGCGTCTCCCGGCCCACTTCGACGTTACAGCTTGGGTCCGTCCGGCAGGATCGGACGAGCCTTTTGCCGGGACCGCAGCTCGGTTCGACATCATGGCCAACGACGGTGGCTGGAGCGCGGCGCAACCGTTGGCGAGCGAAGCGGTTCGGCTTCCTGAGCCTTGGAGCGACATCGACACGTTCGACGTCCAACTTCGATCCGTGCCTGTCGACCAGTGCCTGCACGTCGACCCGGCGAATCACTGGACAGGAACGATGACCTTCAAAAGCGAACAGGTCGTCGATTCTGCCGATGCGACGGCCAGCCGCGGGTAACGCAGCGTTCGTACGGTCGGTCATGAGCGACAAGCCTGAGCTTCGGCGGCAGTTCGTTACGTGGACGATGTATCGCCTCGACCCGGCGGTGCGGCGATTGGAGGCCGATGTGAAAGCGGCGATGAAGGAGGAGTTCGCTGCCGCGCTGGCGGAGAAGGACGAGGAGTACATCCAGCTCACGTACTCGACCGCCGGGCTCAAGACCGACACCGACTTCATCGTGTGGCGAATCGCGTACGAGTCGGACGTGCTTCAACGACGCGAGGCGGCGATGAATCGCACGCGGCTCGCTGGATACGTCACGACCAGCCATCGCTTCCTCGCGATGACCA is part of the Planctomycetota bacterium genome and encodes:
- a CDS encoding enoyl-ACP reductase yields the protein MALLEGKKGLILGIANDRSIAAAIAKSSKAHGATFAVTNLPGEKFLARTKKAMDNGGYGEMPLFGLDVADDASLDDFFAKVKDEMGTIDFVVHSLAFANKDYLAIDKFLETPRDVFGQALDISAYSLIEVARRAQPLMNEGGSIIAMTYLGSDRAVPGYNVMGVAKAALESTSRYLAYELGPKGIRVNTISAGPVRTLSAMAVGGIGEMFDHTTQKAPLRRNIDAEEVGKAAVYLLSDLSSGTTGENLYVDSGFNIVGL
- a CDS encoding chlorite dismutase family protein; amino-acid sequence: MSDKPELRRQFVTWTMYRLDPAVRRLEADVKAAMKEEFAAALAEKDEEYIQLTYSTAGLKTDTDFIVWRIAYESDVLQRREAAMNRTRLAGYVTTSHRFLAMTKRSQYIDPVDPFHDENSRAKIVPGRRKYLFVYPFVKTRPWYLMSQEDRQTAMSEHIRVGTKYPSVKLNTT